gaatttaTGGACTCGACTGTTGTTACGGAATAGAAAAAAATGATGTGTTAATATGTGTTTATTATTTTGAGTGATTTGGTTACTTGTCATTATTTTAAGGATggttttattattgttggaGAATGTTTATCACTTACAGGTTTGTCGTTTggttatgtaaatataatattgtttatttctCGTAAAATTGAGTTATATTTATGATGCCCGGTGAAGCTCCTGGAAGTGTGGTGGAAGTAGCACTGGTACTTGCCCGGTGAAGCTCTTTGAGAATAGAGTGGTGGGAGGTGTATACTTGTCCGGTGAAGCCCAAGAGGATGGTGGAAAGTAAATACTTGCCCGGGGAAGCTCTAAGAGAGTGATGGGAAGTGGTGTACTTGCCGGTGAAGCCTTCCAAAGAGTGGTGGGagatattattatgtaataGTGTTGTAAAATGTACTGGCTCGGTGAAGCTCTTTAAGAGAGTGGTGGGGAGTGACACTTGACCTTTTGTTGTATATGAGTAACCGATGGCGATTCAATGTATAGTGAATGGTTGCAATTAAATTGGGGAAGGAGTTAGTGAATGACCGAGTGAGGTTGGGTGTGAATTGGTTACTTTGATGAAAGCCTTTTGTGGTTATATATGCTGGTGAATTGGAATTCTGATAGTGCGGACGTTAATGATTTGGTGTGTTGTCATGTAAAGTGTGTGTGTAGGAGTGCGATGATATGTACTATTCGTATATCTTATTATAAGTTGATGTTGCATACTTATGTatgttatatgattttttttatgttagctaacccttgcatgtttgtggttgtggtttccacctacgatgatcgtacttgtacgagaGTAGATGTTGTACAGATATAGATAAAACGAAGTTGAGCAGCGAGATACATGGGAGAACTTTGGGATTTTGATTTCAAAGCTAATAGCTTTGTAATAGAATTTTTGTGAAATCCTTATAGttgtatttgatttataaaattttcagattttagttataataaatgaaagtttttatttaagcTCTATCTCGCAATGGTATTCGAATTAAGTGTTAAAAAGTTTTTGTAAACCCGTGACATCCCAAAATCTGGGGTGTTACACTAAcgtggcttaattccttccctgaagggacatttactacatgggagactgtggctacaaaattcgtcaacaaatattttccatagtctaaagttactcagggaagaatggaaatctcatcattcaagcaaggcatggaagaaactctggGTCAAGAACGGGAAAGATTTTCAACACTCACAATCAGACCTGGATATTCATCATTAACAATCAGACCTGGATATTCAACATTCACAATCAAACCTAGATACTCAACATTCACAATCAGACCTGTATGCTCAACATTCACAATCAGACCTggacatacaaataagtttttgcCATTCATAATATTGTTTACATGAATATAATTGCAACATTAAACATGAGTTAAAACACCGGTTTAAGTTCATCAAGTGGTTCTAGCTAGTATCTAAATAAGTTCAATAGTAGGTAATGGAAATAAGTTGTGTAAAAATGCCTAATAATCCATATATCTATTTCCATCTAGTGGTGGTGGCTGATCCGGTGATTGGTGGTCCTGTAGTTGTTGTTCCGGTGGTTGCTGGTCCGGTGGTTGTTGTTCTGCAGCTTGTTGTTCTGCTTGGACATCATTGGGTGCTTGAGTTTGAGCTGGAACATTTTGGACGTTTAAAAAGTCTTGTGCAGTTGCGGCTGCCGAAGGCGGAAGGAATGGCAGGAGGACGCCAAGAAAGCCTTGAAACTTTTCAAGCTGTTGACCATATTGTTGTACTTACGATTTGAGGTTAATAATTTCCTCTGAATTTTGTTGCTGAGCAGAAGGAGATGATTGTGTCTGTTGGACGTAACTATCGACACAGTCATCTTGGGAACTGACATTTCCAATCCCGTATACACGTCCCTTGTATTTTCCACCAACATCCTCTAACCAACATCGGTTTCTCAATCTTTCCTCATCGGCAGGATCTAGAGGACTACTTGCTGAGGCACCAATAGATGCATTCTCAGATCTTATTTGAGAAAACTTTGCTACAAATTGTTCctattaatacaataaatattatcagTAAACATAAGGTTTAAAAACCGACAATGTATAATGTGATAAAGTTAGTAGAAACTTACATGGGTCCGCCTAGACCTTTCGTCCACAAATTCCCCCGTTGATTGACGAATATGTGTTTGCtgaaatatttcatcaacaTGCACAGACCGGCCAAGCTCCTATGACTGCAAATAAAATGagttgttaataaatatttgtaaagcttatgattacaaatttaagaaataaaatgtacaaGTTACATACCAAACGAATAGCATGCTCATGCACATTAATAGATCCTCCTGTGTGCAAACAACCACCCTTTTGAGATGTGCGATTCTTCTTAGCTGTTTcacaattttttctatatagtGGCATGTTCCACTTTTCCAGAAGAGCATTCCAAGTATCATCCTCTAGCCAATTAGGTCTTTTTCCTAGAGTTCTAGCTTGTTTATACATCTCTAAGAGTCTATGAGATGCcttggtttgaattttttttttaccttttcctCATCTTCAGGGTTCCATGAAACCTTTCTCTGTTATATATTAGAAAGAATAGTGAGAATAGCTAGTGAGATGGTTTGGTTTGGTGTATGATGGTTATAGtgagaatgaagaagaatagGAGTAAAGGAGAGATTGAAGGTATAATAAATATTCTCCATTGTGTACTACAAAGACAGTAACCCAAACATTATAAATCAAGTACCTTAAAACGGTCGAagaaaacatctctagttgGCTTAGGGATTTCTCCCCGTGTTAGCTATGGCTCATCAAACTGTTGCTTGATGGTAGCTATGATTGCCTTCGATGCAGTTCTTGTCGGATAAAAcctaaaccaaaattaaactcaaacatTAGAATGATACAAGAATGAATTgtctataaatattaattgagtTGCATTTTTTTGTTACCCTCCTCCAATGGGTCTAATCATTGGATGATTGTTGGGACATTGTTCCACGTCATTAGTGTCTGAACTGGAATGTGCATTTGCATCTACTGAACCAGGTGATGGTGCAATATTTGTGGGAGTTGATGGGTTAGAACCAACATTGGGAGAGAGTGATGCCATTTGATTAGTAGGCAGTTGGTTTGAAGTGGGTGTCAAAGCTGACATTTGTAATGGAGATGGAAGAGAGGTAGGTGTAGATGTATGTGGAGTGGAAGTCAAGCCAGGAACTTGTAATAGAGATGGAACAAATGTACCAGTGGAGGTAGACGTAGGGGTAGTTGCCTGACTGCTTGAACCAATTTCATTATTGAAACGGTCTGCCAACTTGATTACATAAGATTTCTTTCCCTTCCCATTATCAGATTTTCCTGAAGGTGGAAGAGGAGGGATAAAACCACCTGAGGCCATATTCTTGAAGGTGCAATGATGGAATTAAGAGTGTAAANATGATTCAATCANCAAGAGAAATATGCAAAATTATTATAGGATAACAAAGACAGAGATGAATTGATTGATCAAGAAAATAGCATATCAATTAAAAGCAAGATTGAAGATACAAGATATACGAGAAGTATAATATGTTGTATAACaagtaaagaaaagagagagaagagacaCTCCAGATTTGTGGTGGGTTTGATTGAATaaagcaaaacaataaaaacaagacTTGATATTCTATGCTTATTATGCAATAGACTTGATACTTGTTCGATTTTGTTATGTTGGTAACTAATTACTAtcactataataaataataagcaATAGGGTTTATAAGTAGGAGGTTGGCTATTAGTGTATCAGAGGCTAAGCCATTGTTGGCACGTAAAGGATAgataactttaaaaatgtaaatgttgAGAATGCACGTAAAGGATAGATAactataaaaatgtaaatgttgAGAATATAGAAGTTGTTCATTAAAAAAGAGAAGTTAGAGAGCTAATAAGCATAGAATGCCTATGAATTTGGTTATTGTGATTTTTGGATTATGTTAATTATCAATTTGGTTCTTTTAACAAAACTTTTATAACATCAGACACATATTTTCTACTCTGAATCACCATCCTCAGCTTTAATTCAGCACTATAtcagtgtttgatgtttgtgaggagagaagaaaagatgaaGTCACAGTCACAGCATGAAAAACTAGCAATTATTGGGGATGACAGAAGGAAAAATTGGGAAGATTCACAAGCTCTTGATGGTCACATGAATATCCTTTTTCTGCACCACTCATCTCCACCCAGATAAATTGTGGTCTTACTCATGCTCATAACTATTCTAGCCAAGCTACTACAATTTCTACAACCAGATCACTCTCAGGCTAAGGAAACAACAAGTTGAGTAGTTATTTATTAAGTTATACAACAAACAGAAGATTTGAAGTTAATTATATGCGTtgtaaaaagttgttaaaaaagtattgttaaaagtattgttaattattaatttggttcagttcaaatatttttaacaacccTAATGCCATGaacttttctctcttattatatACCCCTAACACACAGTATGGACACTTTACATTTctgtaataatttttgttgcCTATTGAACTTGCACACTACATATACTCTGTTGTTGTTAGATTGGGGAACAAGAGTCAGAATAATCGATGGGATTGACAAATAATATTTGGTGATAATGAACTTCaagcatatagaaattaaatagtTGGAATATAGTAAGACAATTAACTACAATTGAATTAGGTGTGTTGCAAAATAGAAGCCTAAAAACCCAAATACATTGGAATACTACATTTCTAAACTTAACAACATTACAAATGCAgctaaaataaatcaataacaCACCCTAACTCTATTCANTGCTAGAACTTTCAAATTCTTCTTNGTTGTCATNTTCACCTTCTCCNTCTTCANtgttttcttcttcatcaattgtaTCTTCATCCATTTCCCCTTGAAATGATGAAATATTGTTTGGGTCCACTTGTTCAAGACCAGCTTCTATATCTTGTAATCGGACGACTTCTTCAACTTCAATTACGTCATTAACATGTGACATTTCCNCCACTTGGTATGGCACATCGGTTTCTACATCATTAGAATCAATGCGTCCTCTAGGCTTCGTCTTTATCGCAACACACCAACCTCGTTTGTCCGTGCGTGATGTAGGATATGGTACATAATAAACTTGTTGTACATTATGTGCAATTATAAAAGGATCAAACAACACATATCTTTTATCCATTCGAATATCCACAATGCCATACTTTGAATCCATCCTTGTACCTACTCTTGATGGATCAAACCAATcgcaataaaataatacaattttccTTTCAGTGCTTGTTGAATTGTATTCCAACTCATAGATGTGTTTAATCACACCATAGAAATCATCTTGACCTC
This genomic stretch from Vigna radiata var. radiata cultivar VC1973A chromosome 7, Vradiata_ver6, whole genome shotgun sequence harbors:
- the LOC106766156 gene encoding uncharacterized protein LOC106766156, which encodes MYKQARTLGKRPNWLEDDTWNALLEKWNMPLYRKNCETAKKNRTSQKGGCLHTGGSINVHEHAIRLELGRSVHVDEIFQQTHIRQSTGEFVDERSRRTHEQFVAKFSQIRSENASIGASASSPLDPADEERLRNRCWLEDVGGKYKGRVYGIGNLEKFQGFLGVLLPFLPPSAAATAQDFLNVQNVPAQTQAPNDVQAEQQAAEQQPPDQQPPEQQLQDHQSPDQPPPLDGNRYMDY